A DNA window from Streptomyces sp. CA-278952 contains the following coding sequences:
- the lexA gene encoding transcriptional repressor LexA, translated as MTTTADSATITARDHRSQSRLEPVHAMNDTVTNTDGPEPARTGRSMPGRPPGIRADSSGLTDRQRRVIEVIRDSVQRRGYPPSMREIGQAVGLSSTSSVAHQLMALERKGFLRRDPHRPRAYEVRGSDQPSTQPTDTTGKPAASYVPLVGRIAAGGPILAEESVEDVFPLPRQLVGDGELFVLKVVGDSMIEAAICDGDWVTVRRQPVAENGDIVAAMLDGEATVKRFRREDGHVWLLPHNAAYQPIPGDEATILGKVVAVLRRV; from the coding sequence TGCCACCATCACCGCCCGGGACCACCGCTCCCAGAGCCGACTTGAGCCGGTGCATGCCATGAATGACACAGTCACGAACACGGACGGGCCCGAGCCCGCACGCACGGGACGTTCCATGCCCGGCAGGCCCCCCGGCATCCGGGCGGACAGCTCGGGGCTCACGGACCGGCAACGGCGGGTCATCGAGGTCATCCGCGACTCCGTGCAGCGGCGGGGGTACCCGCCCTCCATGCGGGAGATCGGTCAGGCGGTGGGCCTGTCCAGCACGTCCTCCGTCGCCCATCAGCTGATGGCGCTGGAGCGCAAGGGCTTCCTCCGCCGGGACCCGCACCGGCCCCGCGCCTACGAGGTGCGCGGATCGGACCAGCCCAGCACCCAGCCGACCGACACGACGGGCAAGCCCGCCGCGTCCTACGTACCGCTGGTGGGCCGGATCGCCGCCGGTGGACCGATCCTCGCGGAGGAGTCCGTCGAGGACGTCTTCCCGCTCCCCCGCCAGCTCGTCGGCGACGGTGAGCTCTTCGTCCTGAAGGTCGTCGGCGACTCGATGATCGAGGCCGCGATCTGTGACGGCGACTGGGTCACCGTCCGCCGCCAGCCCGTCGCGGAGAACGGGGACATCGTCGCCGCCATGCTCGACGGCGAGGCGACGGTCAAGCGCTTCCGCCGGGAGGACGGTCACGTGTGGCTGCTCCCTCACAACGCCGCGTACCAGCCGATCCCCGGCGACGAGGCCACCATCCTGGGCAAGGTGGTGGCGGTGCTG